A DNA window from Undibacterium sp. YM2 contains the following coding sequences:
- a CDS encoding glycosyltransferase, producing the protein MQIHQFSPSCGRGDGVSNGMFFTRKLLREMGFTSAIYCDLVQDEVRNEVQHYSELQLAEDDILLVHHSLGYENCSWLKDIKARKVLVYHNITPPQFLPDNGLPELSMLGRQQLALWAQDFQAAIGDSDLNSAELHAAGHTDVTTIPLLVDVMRWQHHSYNTALMNSLRGAHNILFVGRLCEHKHQLQLLDMLDELRHFSRQPVRLILAGGVTSMPYEQEVRAHIAELKLDAQVLMTGKISDEDLLALYRNADAYVSLSEHEGFGMPLVEAMLHDVPVIARATEGVTSTMGGAGILLDADVTPATCAAHVHMLLTEPALRRRIIAGQRQNIQRFSRQKIQTDLQDFLQKLGTQIPQRAVATSEQQKPLWQIEGPFDSTYSLAIVNRELARALVSQKDEAVQLGLRSREGYGDFVASADFLATNPDIAELQTVSQQAVNMPDLALRNCYPPTLDDMQARVRVVNSYGWEETGFPQEFVNEFNRKLDLILVVSRFVGTVLRDNGVRVPIAAVGNGVDHVMRVAALTVPQAVLDSLKTYRFLHVSSCFPRKGPDALLLAYGQAYRASDDVSLVIKTFPNPHNDVAEQLAALQAADPEFPHVLIIMDDYSQAQMRGLYEACDVLVAPSRGEGYGLPIAEAMWLKLPVIATAWSGQMDFCEDTRVWLCDYQFAKSTSHFSSTHSAWADPDVNHLAALMREVHASPADVIARKTAAAHAFISTHYAWSDVASRTRQAIAALEQQPLLRKEPRIGWISSWNARCGIASYSSFLTAGMPQDRVVYLSSHIPERTARDADNVIRSWDASMGEDLEHTWLMIQEQKLDVIVVQYNFGFFSLAAMARLIRRVKEDGKAIHVFFHSTADVQREDGLISLSTIAAELKLADRIFVHGLDDMNRLKNLGVADNLVFFPQGLMPTLEHAASRVDTARMAGKTVIAAYGFLLPHKGVQALIKAFIKLRGQGGNYHLLLVNSLYPSGLSDHEYHQCRHLIHESGLEAHVTFLSDYLSDEISQSWLQQADLIVYPYQQTQESSSAAVRMGLASGRPVAVTPLSIFDDVKDAVHVLPGTEPADIAEGITAILHDGLRLKQKAIQAKAWTATRQWPALSQRLLNTIDGIANALDIDIGRI; encoded by the coding sequence ATGCAGATACATCAATTCAGCCCTTCCTGTGGAAGAGGTGACGGCGTCAGCAATGGCATGTTCTTTACCCGCAAGCTTTTGCGCGAGATGGGTTTTACATCCGCCATCTATTGCGATCTGGTGCAGGATGAAGTACGTAATGAAGTGCAGCACTATAGCGAATTGCAGCTTGCTGAGGATGACATTTTGCTGGTGCATCACAGCCTGGGCTATGAGAATTGCAGCTGGCTCAAAGACATCAAGGCGCGCAAGGTACTGGTGTATCACAACATTACGCCACCGCAGTTTTTACCCGACAATGGCTTGCCTGAATTAAGCATGCTGGGCAGGCAGCAACTGGCCTTGTGGGCGCAGGATTTTCAGGCTGCGATTGGTGACTCTGATTTGAACAGTGCAGAGTTGCATGCCGCTGGTCATACAGATGTAACGACCATTCCCTTACTGGTCGATGTGATGCGCTGGCAGCATCACAGCTATAACACGGCGCTGATGAACAGCTTGCGTGGCGCCCACAATATCCTGTTTGTTGGCCGCCTGTGCGAGCACAAGCACCAGTTGCAATTACTGGACATGCTTGATGAATTGCGCCACTTCTCGCGCCAGCCAGTGCGCCTGATATTGGCGGGTGGCGTCACCAGCATGCCGTATGAGCAGGAAGTACGTGCCCACATCGCTGAATTGAAGCTGGATGCACAGGTGCTGATGACAGGCAAAATTTCGGATGAAGATTTGCTGGCCCTGTACCGCAATGCTGACGCCTATGTCAGCCTTAGCGAGCATGAAGGCTTTGGCATGCCTTTGGTCGAAGCCATGCTGCATGATGTGCCAGTGATTGCGCGTGCTACCGAAGGTGTCACTTCTACCATGGGCGGCGCAGGCATCTTGCTGGATGCTGACGTGACCCCGGCCACTTGTGCTGCGCATGTGCATATGCTGTTGACGGAACCAGCTTTGCGCCGCCGTATTATTGCTGGCCAACGACAAAATATTCAGCGTTTTTCACGTCAAAAAATTCAGACGGACTTGCAAGATTTTTTGCAAAAATTGGGTACGCAAATTCCTCAACGGGCAGTTGCTACCAGTGAACAGCAAAAGCCCCTGTGGCAGATAGAGGGCCCCTTCGATTCTACCTATAGCCTGGCTATCGTTAACCGTGAACTGGCGCGGGCCTTGGTATCCCAAAAAGACGAGGCTGTGCAACTGGGTTTGCGCAGCCGAGAAGGCTATGGTGATTTCGTCGCCTCGGCAGATTTCCTGGCCACAAATCCCGATATCGCTGAATTGCAAACTGTCTCTCAGCAGGCAGTAAACATGCCTGACCTGGCCCTGCGCAATTGCTATCCGCCGACGCTGGATGACATGCAGGCACGCGTCAGGGTGGTGAATTCTTATGGTTGGGAGGAGACTGGTTTCCCGCAAGAGTTTGTCAATGAATTCAACCGCAAGCTGGATTTGATTTTGGTGGTGTCGCGCTTTGTTGGCACAGTTTTGCGTGACAATGGTGTGCGTGTGCCGATTGCTGCTGTTGGCAATGGTGTTGATCATGTCATGCGTGTTGCTGCGCTGACGGTACCGCAGGCTGTTTTGGATAGCCTCAAGACTTATCGCTTCCTGCATGTCTCATCCTGTTTCCCGCGCAAGGGGCCGGATGCCTTGTTGCTAGCTTATGGCCAGGCTTACCGGGCCAGTGATGATGTCAGCCTGGTCATCAAGACTTTCCCCAATCCGCATAATGATGTGGCTGAGCAATTGGCGGCACTGCAGGCCGCTGATCCGGAGTTCCCGCATGTGCTGATCATCATGGATGACTATAGCCAGGCGCAAATGCGAGGTCTGTATGAGGCATGTGATGTGCTGGTTGCACCCAGCCGTGGTGAAGGTTATGGCTTGCCGATAGCTGAAGCAATGTGGCTGAAACTGCCAGTGATTGCTACTGCATGGAGTGGGCAGATGGATTTTTGCGAGGATACCAGGGTCTGGCTATGTGATTATCAATTCGCCAAATCAACTTCGCATTTCAGTTCTACGCATTCAGCTTGGGCTGATCCTGATGTCAATCATCTGGCTGCGTTGATGCGGGAAGTACATGCCAGCCCGGCAGATGTCATCGCCAGAAAAACTGCAGCAGCGCATGCGTTTATATCAACGCACTATGCATGGTCAGATGTCGCCAGCAGAACCCGCCAGGCGATTGCAGCGCTTGAGCAACAACCGCTGTTGCGCAAGGAACCGCGCATAGGTTGGATCAGTAGCTGGAATGCGCGTTGTGGCATCGCTTCTTATTCATCTTTCCTGACTGCTGGCATGCCGCAGGACAGGGTGGTTTATTTGAGCAGCCATATCCCTGAAAGAACAGCGCGCGATGCTGACAATGTCATCCGTAGTTGGGATGCCAGCATGGGCGAGGATCTGGAGCACACCTGGCTGATGATCCAGGAACAGAAACTCGATGTGATTGTTGTCCAATACAATTTCGGTTTCTTTTCACTGGCAGCCATGGCGCGCCTGATCAGACGTGTCAAGGAAGATGGCAAGGCCATTCATGTATTTTTCCATTCAACCGCGGATGTGCAAAGAGAAGATGGGCTGATCAGCCTGTCTACGATTGCTGCTGAATTGAAGTTGGCCGACCGTATCTTCGTGCATGGCCTGGATGACATGAACCGGCTCAAGAACCTTGGTGTTGCGGATAATCTGGTGTTTTTCCCGCAAGGCCTGATGCCGACGCTGGAACATGCTGCATCCAGGGTGGATACTGCGCGCATGGCTGGCAAGACCGTGATTGCTGCTTATGGATTCCTGTTGCCGCATAAAGGCGTGCAAGCCTTGATCAAGGCATTCATAAAATTGCGCGGGCAGGGTGGAAATTATCATTTGTTGCTGGTGAATTCACTCTATCCATCAGGTTTGTCCGACCATGAATACCATCAATGTCGTCACCTTATCCATGAGTCTGGTCTGGAAGCGCATGTGACTTTTCTGTCTGATTATCTGAGTGATGAGATCAGCCAGTCATGGCTGCAACAGGCCGACCTGATTGTGTATCCGTATCAGCAAACACAGGAATCTTCGAGCGCTGCAGTGCGCATGGGGCTGGCTTCTGGCCGTCCGGTGGCAGTGACGCCTTTGTCGATTTTTGATGATGTCAAAGATGCGGTGCATGTTTTGCCCGGTACTGAACCTGCGGATATTGCTGAAGGCATCACTGCCATTTTGCATGATGGGCTAAGGCTGAAACAGAAAGCAATACAGGCGAAAGCCTGGACTGCCACCAGACAATGGCCCGCCTTGTCACAACGCTTGTTGAATACGATTGATGGGATTGCGAATGCTTTGGATATTGATATCGGTCGCATCTGA
- a CDS encoding MBOAT family protein, giving the protein MLFNSFAFLFLFLPVTLAVWTLCQRQWGLRPALGWLVLASLVFYAVWDVRYLVVLLSSISINFWLGGRILKARQQALDLHAARWMKAGIIFNLLVLGGFKYTYFLLANLFAAFHAAPPIDPIVLPLAISFVTFQKIAYLVDCRRGDVHRHNALDYLFFVSFFPQLIAGPIVHHKPLIAQTRADDNPLFRQKEALITGACFLALGLFKKTILADSMARYASPVFELARQTTPGGEAAWQAMLAYTLQLYFDFSAYSDMAIGLALMFGFKLPINFFSPYKATSIIDFWRRWHMTLSSFLRDYLYIPLGGNRHGQFMRYRNLWLTMLLAGVWHGAGWNFFLWGALHGSALLINHFWHHVLESSPTLTKLWGKLPKTIAVAVTFILVAFAWVLFRSPDMTSAAHMYAALLQPGSGTYLPALPWQNLAQVVEGLLSTSPDVGWLWIGIGMAVVWLLPNTTELLNYDPSPNIAITPLSEKRQIALGIITGICLWFALKWMAVRPATEFLYFNF; this is encoded by the coding sequence ATGTTATTTAATTCCTTTGCATTCCTGTTCCTCTTCCTGCCCGTCACCCTGGCAGTATGGACGCTGTGCCAACGTCAATGGGGATTAAGGCCCGCACTGGGATGGTTGGTGCTGGCTTCACTGGTATTTTATGCAGTCTGGGATGTGCGCTATCTGGTGGTGCTCCTAAGCTCAATCAGCATCAATTTCTGGCTTGGTGGCCGTATCCTGAAAGCCAGGCAGCAAGCGCTGGACCTGCATGCAGCAAGATGGATGAAAGCAGGCATCATCTTTAATCTGCTGGTACTGGGCGGTTTCAAATACACCTATTTTTTGCTCGCCAATCTGTTTGCGGCATTCCATGCGGCACCACCAATAGACCCCATCGTTCTGCCGCTGGCTATCTCCTTTGTCACCTTCCAGAAAATCGCCTATCTGGTTGATTGCAGACGCGGTGACGTGCACAGGCATAATGCACTCGACTATCTGTTTTTTGTTTCCTTTTTTCCGCAACTGATCGCTGGGCCTATCGTGCATCACAAGCCCCTGATTGCGCAAACCAGGGCAGACGACAATCCACTATTCAGGCAAAAAGAAGCACTCATTACCGGTGCCTGTTTTCTGGCATTAGGCCTGTTCAAAAAAACCATACTTGCTGACAGCATGGCTCGCTATGCCAGCCCGGTTTTTGAATTGGCCAGGCAGACAACACCGGGTGGCGAAGCGGCATGGCAAGCCATGCTGGCATATACCCTGCAATTGTATTTTGATTTTTCTGCGTATTCAGACATGGCGATAGGCCTGGCGCTGATGTTTGGCTTCAAGCTGCCCATCAATTTTTTCTCACCTTATAAAGCCACGTCCATCATTGATTTCTGGCGGCGCTGGCACATGACACTGTCGAGTTTCTTGCGCGACTATCTGTACATTCCCCTGGGTGGAAACCGTCACGGCCAATTCATGCGTTACCGCAATCTGTGGCTGACGATGTTGCTGGCGGGTGTGTGGCATGGTGCAGGCTGGAATTTCTTCTTATGGGGTGCTTTGCATGGCAGCGCGCTGCTCATCAATCATTTCTGGCACCATGTATTGGAAAGCAGTCCCACGCTCACTAAACTCTGGGGCAAACTGCCGAAGACAATTGCGGTTGCGGTGACTTTCATTCTGGTCGCTTTTGCCTGGGTACTGTTCCGCTCACCTGACATGACAAGTGCGGCACACATGTATGCCGCCCTGTTGCAACCTGGTTCAGGTACATATCTGCCTGCCTTGCCCTGGCAAAATCTTGCCCAGGTAGTTGAAGGATTATTGAGCACTTCACCGGATGTCGGCTGGTTGTGGATAGGCATAGGCATGGCTGTTGTCTGGCTTTTGCCAAACACCACGGAATTACTGAATTACGACCCCAGCCCGAATATCGCCATCACACCACTCAGCGAAAAAAGACAAATCGCTTTGGGCATCATTACAGGCATCTGTTTGTGGTTTGCACTGAAATGGATGGCCGTCCGTCCAGCCACAGAATTTTTGTATTTTAATTTTTAG
- a CDS encoding mannose-1-phosphate guanylyltransferase/mannose-6-phosphate isomerase, whose amino-acid sequence MLLQPVILSGGSGTRLWPLSREKHPKQLLALIGEETMLQATATRVRDFSGAVGVAERMIVVCNEEYRFITAEQLRVAGFSNCSLLLEPAGRNTAPALTLAAMAAVASDNDAVLLVMPADHVINDKQGFHQAIQDGLQQAMDGAMVTFGIVPDRPETGYGYIQTGDVLPGQAVRELQAFVEKPVLEVAQQYLDGGRHLWNSGIFMMRATTWLKAIQHFHPAMHEACKLAMDKASIDSDFVRVDKEAFLSCPSDSIDYAVMEKLAKDQDLHIPGYVVPFNAGWSDVGAWDAVWQVSDKDENGNTAHGDVLLEDSRNCLVISDSRLVACLGLEDVIVVETPDAVLVTNKANTQNIKRVVTRLKDENYTQTDNHRKVYRPWGHYDSVDSGEHFQVKRIVVKPGGRLSMQMHHHRAEHWIVVSGTALVTRGEEVMTLVANQSTYIPLGVKHRLENPGETDLELIEVQSGTYLGEDDIVRFDDIYGRVAG is encoded by the coding sequence ATGTTATTACAGCCTGTCATTCTTTCAGGGGGATCTGGAACCCGGTTATGGCCGCTATCGCGTGAAAAGCATCCCAAGCAATTGCTCGCCCTGATAGGCGAAGAAACCATGCTGCAGGCAACTGCAACGCGCGTCAGGGATTTTTCTGGTGCCGTGGGCGTGGCCGAAAGAATGATCGTAGTCTGTAATGAAGAATACCGTTTCATCACGGCAGAACAATTGCGCGTGGCCGGTTTCAGTAACTGTAGCCTGTTGCTCGAACCGGCGGGCCGCAATACTGCCCCGGCATTGACGCTGGCAGCCATGGCAGCAGTGGCCTCAGACAATGATGCAGTACTGCTGGTGATGCCGGCTGACCATGTCATCAATGACAAGCAGGGCTTTCACCAGGCCATACAAGATGGCCTGCAACAGGCCATGGACGGTGCCATGGTGACCTTTGGTATCGTGCCTGACCGACCTGAAACCGGTTATGGCTACATCCAGACGGGCGATGTGTTACCAGGCCAGGCTGTGCGCGAACTGCAGGCCTTTGTCGAAAAACCGGTATTGGAAGTGGCTCAGCAATATCTTGATGGCGGCCGCCATTTATGGAATAGCGGTATTTTCATGATGCGCGCGACTACCTGGCTGAAAGCCATACAGCACTTCCATCCGGCCATGCATGAGGCCTGCAAACTGGCGATGGACAAAGCCAGCATCGATAGCGACTTTGTCCGCGTGGATAAAGAAGCCTTCCTGTCTTGCCCTTCTGACTCCATCGATTATGCCGTCATGGAAAAACTGGCGAAGGACCAGGACTTGCATATCCCTGGCTATGTCGTGCCTTTCAATGCAGGCTGGTCAGATGTTGGTGCCTGGGATGCGGTCTGGCAAGTGTCGGACAAGGATGAGAACGGCAACACTGCCCATGGCGACGTGCTGCTGGAGGACTCCCGTAATTGCCTGGTGATTTCTGACAGCCGCCTGGTTGCCTGCCTGGGTCTGGAAGATGTCATTGTGGTTGAAACACCAGACGCGGTACTGGTCACCAATAAGGCCAATACCCAGAACATCAAGCGTGTCGTAACCCGCCTGAAAGATGAAAACTATACCCAGACCGATAACCACCGCAAGGTCTATCGCCCATGGGGACATTATGATTCCGTCGATAGTGGCGAACACTTCCAGGTCAAACGCATTGTCGTCAAACCGGGTGGCCGGCTGTCGATGCAAATGCATCACCACCGTGCTGAACACTGGATCGTGGTCAGTGGCACGGCGCTAGTAACGCGTGGCGAAGAAGTCATGACCCTGGTTGCCAATCAATCCACCTACATCCCGCTGGGCGTCAAGCACAGGCTGGAAAATCCGGGTGAAACCGATCTTGAACTGATAGAAGTGCAATCCGGTACTTACCTGGGTGAAGATGATATCGTCAGGTTCGATGATATCTATGGACGTGTTGCAGGCTGA
- a CDS encoding Crp/Fnr family transcriptional regulator — protein sequence MTVSNNEVAVIHNKAPAGESQAPLPGQLQLNIPIQTKVQVKVNQITVNLRNIPLLMGLSDEDMNKVKSDMRVRHFNKRDVVLQKGGIGDSLLFLLSGQLQVVDVTEDGRAIGLRMLKEGDFFGEIAIINGTPRSASVVALSNVLVGFLPSATALHLFSHSPAMANMMLRHLAEKIQRDSEFRALLSIGNTSRRIYAFIALFKKIMPGNLEVIENLPTHQDIAMMINTSRETVTRALLHLAQQGIVEKDLHRLIIRKPDELQKLALGVTA from the coding sequence ATGACGGTATCAAATAACGAAGTCGCTGTTATTCACAACAAGGCACCGGCCGGGGAGTCGCAAGCGCCCCTGCCTGGGCAACTGCAATTAAATATCCCCATACAGACCAAAGTGCAGGTCAAGGTCAACCAGATCACGGTCAACTTGCGCAACATCCCTTTGTTAATGGGTTTGAGCGATGAAGACATGAACAAGGTAAAGAGTGACATGCGCGTGCGTCACTTCAATAAACGGGATGTGGTGTTGCAAAAAGGTGGTATCGGTGACAGCCTGTTATTTTTGCTCTCAGGACAATTGCAAGTCGTCGATGTCACTGAAGATGGCCGCGCAATTGGCTTGCGCATGCTCAAGGAAGGTGATTTTTTTGGTGAAATCGCCATCATCAATGGCACGCCACGTTCTGCCTCGGTAGTCGCTCTGAGCAACGTGCTGGTGGGTTTTTTACCCAGTGCTACGGCACTGCATTTGTTTTCACATTCACCAGCAATGGCAAACATGATGTTGCGCCATCTGGCCGAAAAAATACAACGCGATTCTGAATTCCGTGCTTTGCTCAGCATAGGCAATACTTCACGCCGCATCTATGCCTTCATCGCCCTGTTCAAGAAAATCATGCCCGGCAATCTGGAAGTTATAGAAAACCTGCCCACCCATCAGGATATTGCCATGATGATCAATACCAGCCGCGAAACAGTCACCCGCGCGCTCCTCCATCTGGCCCAGCAAGGCATAGTCGAAAAAGACTTGCATCGCCTGATCATACGCAAACCCGACGAATTGCAGAAACTGGCGCTGGGCGTTACTGCGTGA
- a CDS encoding ABC transporter permease — protein MKAVLISLWHYRHFILSSIRAEFAGRFARSKLGALWMILNPLAQATIFAIVLSEVLVTKIPNIENKSAYAIYLMAGMSAWGLFSEIMTRCTTVFIDYSNTLKKISFPRLCLPVIVGGSALINHLLLLAAIAVVFLFFGHLPTAAWLVLPLGMLLIILFAFGLGIILGLLNVFSRDVGQVMGIVLQLWFWFTPVVYLMDNMPKRFIAVLNLNPMTPLVKIYQNALLYGAVPNMADLLVPVLISAGMFIFSFWIFRRASADLVDAL, from the coding sequence TTGAAAGCTGTACTTATCTCATTGTGGCACTACCGCCACTTTATCCTGTCGTCCATCAGGGCCGAGTTTGCCGGGCGCTTTGCGCGCAGCAAACTGGGTGCGCTGTGGATGATCTTAAATCCGTTGGCGCAGGCCACCATCTTCGCCATTGTCTTGTCTGAAGTACTGGTGACCAAGATACCGAATATTGAAAACAAGTCGGCCTATGCGATTTACCTGATGGCAGGTATGTCGGCGTGGGGTTTGTTCTCTGAAATCATGACGCGCTGTACCACGGTGTTTATTGATTATTCAAACACCCTGAAAAAAATCTCTTTCCCCAGACTGTGCCTGCCAGTGATCGTTGGCGGCAGCGCACTCATCAATCACTTGTTATTGCTGGCAGCGATAGCCGTCGTGTTTTTATTCTTTGGCCATCTGCCGACAGCAGCATGGCTGGTACTGCCACTGGGCATGCTGCTGATCATCCTGTTTGCCTTTGGTCTGGGCATCATACTAGGACTGTTGAATGTATTTTCACGTGACGTAGGCCAGGTCATGGGCATCGTGCTGCAACTATGGTTCTGGTTCACGCCCGTGGTCTATCTGATGGACAATATGCCGAAGCGCTTTATCGCGGTATTGAATCTGAACCCGATGACACCGCTGGTCAAAATCTACCAGAATGCGCTGTTGTACGGAGCAGTACCAAACATGGCAGATTTGCTGGTTCCCGTGCTGATTTCAGCGGGCATGTTTATATTTTCATTCTGGATTTTCCGCCGTGCCAGCGCAGATCTGGTGGATGCATTATGA
- a CDS encoding M48 family metallopeptidase → MHRIARQLPLLMLLLIFGNTVAKADNEAESENLYLEALKAISEKRNDDAKAMLSTLIEKKPLHAGAWLDLAMLQCKLGNKEEADKVLLKMKQYLPLSEEQLYKLELWQPKSCIPATPERRIAIAVEAGYDTNVNQGASNPFFTFGSGTEQITLQLLPEYQPKADRFAGLSGNISQEINNNGTIGFAQARLRSYDSLSAYNTLALALGVEKPWKWRDYGIRGTALVSALSLGGTLYQKQEIVQLRLSPAVSQGSSWRFSTMAGFTNVQYPTLGNFDAHTWELRGLLSYETQKYQLQAGLAAMADRAHADRQGGHRTGYYGNLNLRRQLSQQSELELGWSKQIWQSAEIYSPNLIDVARRQDLQLVKAGLNWYFTDKQSLQLEFRAINNKENISILQYNSKSVQLSWQWQNF, encoded by the coding sequence ATGCACAGAATAGCGCGTCAATTACCATTGCTGATGCTATTGCTCATCTTTGGCAATACAGTCGCAAAAGCCGACAATGAAGCTGAAAGCGAAAACCTGTATCTGGAAGCATTAAAAGCCATCAGCGAAAAACGCAATGATGATGCCAAAGCCATGCTCAGCACCCTGATAGAGAAAAAACCCCTGCATGCCGGTGCCTGGCTGGATCTGGCCATGCTGCAATGCAAATTGGGCAATAAAGAAGAAGCCGATAAGGTATTGCTTAAAATGAAGCAATACCTGCCTTTATCAGAAGAACAATTGTATAAACTGGAATTATGGCAACCCAAGAGCTGCATTCCCGCCACGCCAGAGAGGCGCATCGCCATTGCTGTAGAGGCCGGATATGACACCAATGTGAATCAGGGGGCTAGCAATCCTTTTTTCACTTTCGGTAGCGGCACTGAGCAAATTACCTTGCAGCTTTTACCAGAATATCAGCCCAAAGCGGACCGGTTTGCCGGATTGTCTGGCAATATCTCCCAGGAAATCAACAATAACGGCACCATAGGTTTTGCCCAGGCACGTCTGCGCAGTTATGACAGCCTGAGCGCCTACAATACTCTGGCACTTGCCCTTGGCGTGGAAAAACCATGGAAATGGCGGGATTACGGCATCCGGGGTACTGCCCTGGTCAGCGCACTGAGCCTCGGTGGTACGCTGTATCAAAAACAGGAAATTGTACAATTGCGTTTGTCGCCAGCAGTCAGCCAGGGCAGTTCCTGGCGTTTCAGCACCATGGCAGGGTTTACCAATGTACAGTACCCTACCCTGGGGAATTTCGATGCCCACACCTGGGAATTACGCGGCCTGTTATCCTATGAAACCCAGAAATACCAGCTGCAAGCTGGTTTGGCAGCAATGGCCGACCGGGCTCATGCAGACAGACAGGGTGGCCACAGGACTGGCTACTATGGAAATTTAAATCTGAGGCGGCAGTTATCCCAGCAAAGCGAGCTGGAATTAGGCTGGAGCAAACAAATATGGCAAAGTGCTGAAATTTACTCGCCCAACCTGATAGATGTAGCAAGGCGACAAGATCTACAGCTTGTAAAAGCGGGGTTGAATTGGTATTTCACGGACAAACAGTCGCTGCAACTGGAATTCCGTGCGATAAATAACAAGGAAAATATCTCCATCCTTCAATACAATAGCAAGTCGGTACAATTGAGCTGGCAATGGCAGAACTTCTGA
- a CDS encoding bifunctional 2-polyprenyl-6-hydroxyphenol methylase/3-demethylubiquinol 3-O-methyltransferase UbiG, whose protein sequence is MATQNKSECEAQQLADKTSLILKSRKHSTPVNIPSNEMGAGQDDAREIMLNQQDNVGAQLEAPVPPQGLRQKLRAIPGLGYALAWCQALLRLPRTRFQTEVALTNLQKQIDDLKIQLHSQERKLLQMEEQKLSIRLDKFDALDVGNRLMELDRLHIGRQLRSMNLMMREGLQNGTRQIQQNVVATAEPASQLATTSTSRPVAKVASDFDQDQFYLEFEALFRGSRADIKERLKVYLPYLAHISEQAKDERKLVIDVGCGRGEWLELLDEQGIPAMGVDMNISMVNACLDQGFLCRHADAIAYLREQPAGSIGAVTGFQIIEHLPFEQLIALFDAARHALCPGGVIIFETPNPENLKVGACNFYFDPTHLHPIVPQVAEFMARQRGFSHAEILRLHPYPDDHLLHGGTEVEALLNKELFGAQDYAVIGRK, encoded by the coding sequence ATGGCAACACAGAACAAATCTGAATGCGAAGCACAGCAACTGGCCGACAAGACCAGTTTGATATTGAAAAGCAGGAAGCATTCAACACCCGTCAATATTCCTTCGAATGAGATGGGGGCAGGGCAGGATGATGCAAGGGAAATCATGTTGAATCAGCAAGATAATGTGGGCGCGCAGCTGGAAGCGCCAGTACCGCCACAAGGTTTACGCCAGAAATTGCGTGCCATACCTGGTCTGGGTTACGCATTGGCCTGGTGCCAGGCATTGCTGCGCCTGCCGCGCACCCGCTTCCAGACTGAGGTAGCGCTAACAAATTTGCAAAAGCAAATTGACGACCTGAAAATACAGTTGCACAGTCAGGAACGGAAACTGCTGCAAATGGAAGAGCAAAAACTTTCTATACGGTTGGACAAGTTTGATGCGCTGGATGTCGGCAACAGGCTCATGGAACTGGATCGTTTACATATAGGCCGTCAATTGCGTTCCATGAATCTGATGATGCGTGAGGGTTTGCAAAATGGAACTAGGCAGATCCAGCAAAATGTTGTCGCGACGGCAGAGCCAGCAAGTCAGCTTGCCACTACAAGCACTAGCCGGCCCGTAGCCAAAGTTGCCAGCGATTTTGATCAGGACCAGTTTTATCTCGAATTCGAAGCCTTGTTCCGTGGTTCACGCGCTGACATCAAGGAAAGATTGAAAGTCTATCTGCCCTATTTGGCACATATCAGCGAACAGGCAAAAGACGAACGCAAGCTGGTCATCGACGTTGGCTGTGGCCGTGGTGAATGGCTGGAATTGCTCGATGAGCAGGGCATACCTGCGATGGGCGTGGACATGAATATCTCCATGGTTAACGCCTGTCTGGACCAGGGTTTCCTGTGCCGCCATGCTGACGCGATTGCCTATTTGCGCGAACAGCCCGCTGGCAGCATAGGTGCAGTGACCGGTTTCCAGATCATAGAGCATTTGCCGTTCGAGCAATTGATTGCGCTGTTTGATGCAGCCCGTCATGCGTTGTGTCCAGGTGGCGTCATTATTTTTGAAACACCGAATCCGGAAAACCTCAAGGTCGGGGCCTGTAATTTTTATTTTGATCCTACCCATTTGCATCCTATCGTGCCACAGGTGGCTGAATTCATGGCGCGGCAGCGTGGCTTTAGCCATGCAGAAATTTTGCGTTTGCATCCTTACCCTGATGATCACTTGCTGCACGGTGGCACTGAGGTTGAAGCACTGCTCAATAAGGAATTATTCGGTGCCCAGGATTATGCAGTCATAGGTCGTAAATAA